The sequence AGAAGTTACCATAACTGATAATGGTAAAGAAATGGCTGATAATTTACAGGAAGATGAAAAATTATTATCCTCCCTTTTAGAAAAAGGCCAGATGTCTCTGAATGTTCTTGATCATGATCTTCAGCAAGGTTTTAAATTACTAAAAAGCAGGAAAGGCTTGATTGATATTGATAAAAATACATCTCACACTTTTATTTTGACTGATAAAGGTCAAGATATTCTAGCCAAAGGAATTGTCATTCAGGAAGAGGCTACTCAACTCACCCACCAACAATTAAAATCCGGTGATTGGAAAAGTCTTAAATATAGGGGATATGATGTAAAAGCAGAATATCCAGAATTCAATCTTGGTAAAATGCATCCTTTAAGAAGAATAATTGAAGAAATACGGAATGTATTCCTTAATTTAGGTTTTGACGAATCAAAAGGACCTATTCTTGAATCTGCTTTCTGGAACTTTGATTGTTTATTTCAGCCTCAGGATCATGCTGCTCGGGAAATGCAGGACACATTTTATATTAAAAATCCTTCTCATTCTCAGCTTCCTGATGAAAATCTTGTCTCTAAAGTGGCCCAGGCCCATCAGGACGGTGGAGATACTGGTTCAGAAGGTTGGGGCTATTTATGGGATAAGGAAGTGGCCCGGCAATCTGTTTTAAGGACCCATACCACTGGTGTTTCTGCAAGATTTTTAGCAGAAAATGAACCTCCTTTAAAGATGTTTTCAGTTGGAAAAGTATTTAGACGAGAAACTATTACTTACAAGCATCTTCCAGAGTTTCATCAAGTAGAAGGAATTGTAGCCGGGGATGAAATTAACTTTAGAAATCTTTTAGGCATACTGAAAGAGTTTTACAAAAAATTAGGATTTGAAGTTAGATTCAGGCCGGCATATTTTCCTTACACCTATCTCTCTACTGAATGTGAGATTTATCTGCCTGAAAAAGAGAGCTGGATAGAATTAGGAGGCGCGGGAATGTTCCGTCCTGAGGTTCTGGAACCATTGGGGATAGAAACACCGGTAGCTGCATTTGGTTTAGGAATCGAAAGATTGGCTATGATTAGATTAGGTATAAAAGATATCAGAATGCTTTATAAGAGTGATATGGGATGGCTTAGAAAGCTGCCTATTACTCAAGGCGTTGATATTGAAGATTAAGCCAAAATTAGTCTTTAAATAAATTTTCTTTAATTTAATAGCTATGAGATAGTCGTGATTAGATAAAAAACTTCATCTCAAATATTCTTTTTTTATTCTTTATTTCGAATACAATTTAATTTTAATATTTTTATTATAAATTAGAAATTGTAATTTAAAATTAATATTAAATAATTATAATTAAAATAATTATAAATTAAATTAAAATTAAACTTCTGCAGTGACTTGATAATATTCTCCGTCACTTTTTTTAATTTTTTTCAAGATTCCTTTATTTTCAAGGGATATTATTATATGGTACATTCTAAAATTACTTACTTTTAGTTTTCCGTATAATAAATTTCCTTCTAAAATGTATCTGGAAACCAAACCATCTTCTTTAGATAAATTTCGGATTATATCCAGGGCATCTAATTCCATTTGATCTAATTCTGCAGTTTTTACTTCTTTACGGGTTTCAACCACGGAAATTTTTTTACTAACCGGTAAAGCTTTGATCTTCCCATCTTCACGAATAATGAGATTTTTCTGCTCTAAATCGTCTAAAACATCTTTGAAATGGTGTTCGGTAATATCAATTTCCATTTTAAGTATATTTTCAGATATACCACCTGTATATTCCATTTGAAGATATTTTATCTGGTTGAAAACCACGTTTTCTTTTTTGGTTATGGTTATCATGTCTGCC is a genomic window of Methanobacteriales archaeon HGW-Methanobacteriales-1 containing:
- a CDS encoding phenylalanine--tRNA ligase subunit alpha, encoding MEDIDRIINELHLYEKKVLKSLESSKKSLTPEEVVNTQKLDIKSVMSAAGSLASKDIIDVRKDIEETLSLSDDGENYAQEGLPERKLLNLLQQEGSVHMKDLGVKSGLNPSDVKIGVGWLVRKQWAKINQGEVTITDNGKEMADNLQEDEKLLSSLLEKGQMSLNVLDHDLQQGFKLLKSRKGLIDIDKNTSHTFILTDKGQDILAKGIVIQEEATQLTHQQLKSGDWKSLKYRGYDVKAEYPEFNLGKMHPLRRIIEEIRNVFLNLGFDESKGPILESAFWNFDCLFQPQDHAAREMQDTFYIKNPSHSQLPDENLVSKVAQAHQDGGDTGSEGWGYLWDKEVARQSVLRTHTTGVSARFLAENEPPLKMFSVGKVFRRETITYKHLPEFHQVEGIVAGDEINFRNLLGILKEFYKKLGFEVRFRPAYFPYTYLSTECEIYLPEKESWIELGGAGMFRPEVLEPLGIETPVAAFGLGIERLAMIRLGIKDIRMLYKSDMGWLRKLPITQGVDIED